A window of the Hordeum vulgare subsp. vulgare chromosome 5H, MorexV3_pseudomolecules_assembly, whole genome shotgun sequence genome harbors these coding sequences:
- the LOC123395289 gene encoding uncharacterized protein LOC123395289: MAMASLAAPSPACCSLQLHLLRRPALVLLRIPLRLRLSLRLRAQAAPSPSPEPEPEADDSFAGWSDKQQDNKEDAAADSDSHSGGGLVGPALAGLLFLAGITFAAISFTSTNNNASKAPIQTLTAHSQTTTHNSTQDDTPEQQHQDQDDAAATQSQVLSPADDTPDATSEPTTPSLPNNLQTTQMQAENDMEISTTSDLDPTTDKYIASNDATPVSDSAESLLAAYDSSGKLGAAQPHSEDTTPHLPEELLDSQASLPENQDTLTSDIMVLDSGDVVQLSDTHSQDNEQNPQLSTQDGAPASTFPDYVPYDSTDQMLPSGSNDLPTEDANQGRVKQASASDQDQGQNYLDNQNDLFKSAAHGKSFSPGIPAPSLLSAALQVPAGQIVVPAAVDPTQGNALAALQVLKVIEPGALPGDLCTRREYARWLVVASNSLSRNTYSKVYPAMYIENVSELAFDDVTTEDPDFPFIQGLAEAGLISSKLSRSDMDIDENVQNNHYFFSPESPLSRQDLVSWKMALDKRQLPEVDKNSLYKTSGYIDIDKIDAAAWPALVADLGAGDQSITALAFGFTRLFQPDKPVTKGQAALALSTGDYAEVVMEELARIEADKIAEAAVNAHGALVAEVEKQINASFERELTREKEKIETLEKLAEEARAELDKLRAEREEEKNALLRGRATVESEIQVLSKLRCEVEEQLQNVLSKKVEINFEKNRIEKLQKEIENENQAAVQLQYELEVERKALSMARAWAEDEAKKAREHARALEEARNQWERQGIKVVVDAGLEEDASAGVTWANAGKEHPVDEAINRAESLLEKLKSFAGEMKVRSSHALERVMQYVRSLISSLKEGAAQGCTDLGAAAASKAKKLSSEAKALGSSVGDKSKKVVEDCKDGLEKFVHRFKTD; encoded by the exons ATGGCCATGGCCAGCCTCGCCGCCCCTTCTCCGGCCTGCTGCTCCCTCCAGCTTCACCTCCTACGCCGCCCAGCCCTAGTCCTCCTCCGAATCCCTctccgcctccgcctcagcctccgcctcagagcCCAAGCcgcaccctccccttcccccgaGCCGGAACCCGAAGCCGACGACTCCTTCGCCGGCTGGTCGGACAAACAACAAGACAACAAGGAGGATGCTGCTGCTGATTCTGATTCTCattcgggaggag GGCTTGTTGGACCTGCCCTTGCTGGCCTTCTCTTCCTCGCCGGCATCACATTCGCAGCAATCTCCTTCACATCAACAAATAATAATG CATCAAAGGCACCTATTCAAACCTTGACCGCACACTCTCAGACGACGACACACAACTCTACCCAAGATGACACtccagaacaacaacaccaagaccaAGACGATGCTGCTGCTACTCAGTCTCAGGTTTTGTCACCAGCCGACGATACCCCGGATGCCACTAGTGAGCCTACAACACCATCTTTGCCTAATAATCTACAAACAACCCAGATGCAAGCTGAAAATGACATGGAAATCAGCACCACCAGCGACCTAGATCCGACCACCGATAAATACATTGCTTCCAATGATGCCACTCCTGTGTCCGACTCAGCTGAATCTCTGCTCGCTGCTTATGACTCGTCCGGTAAACTTGGTGCTGCACAACCACACTCTGAGGACACAACTCCTCACCTACCAGAGGAGTTATTAGACTCTCAAGCCAGCTTGCCAGAAAACCAGGATACTTTAACTTCAGATATAATGGTGCTGGATTCAGGTGATGTTGTGCAACTATCCGACACACATTCACAAGATAACGAGCAGAATCCTCAACTTTCTACTCAAGATGGAGCTCCTGCATCCACTTTTCCGGATTATGTACCATATGACAGCACTGACCAGATGCTTCCATCGGGCTCAAATGACTTACCCACTGAAGATGCTAACCAAGGAAGGGTGAAACAAGCCTCAGCATCAGATCAGGATCAAGGACAAAATTACTTGGATAACCAAAATGACCTATTCAAATCTGCAGCGCACGGCAAATCTTTCTCTCCTGGAATTCCTGCTCCCTCTCTGCTCTCTGCAGCTTTACAGGTGCCTGCTGGCCAGATTGTGGTTCCAGCAGCAGTTGACCCAACCCAGGGAAATGCATTGGCCGCGCTGCAAGTTTTAAAG GTGATTGAACCTGGTGCTCTACCTGGTGACTTATGTACCCGACGCGAATACGCTCGATGGTTGGTAGTTGCAAGCAATTCTCTTTCAAG GAACACTTACTCGAAAGTTTATCCAGCCATGTACATCGAGAATGTGTCTGAACTTGCATTTGATGACGTCACAACTGAAGATCCTGATTTTCCATTTATACAAG GATTGGCAGAAGCAGGGCTAATTTCTAGCAAGCTGTCAAGATCTGATATGGACATTGATGAAAACGTCCAGAACAACCATTACTTTTTCTCCCCGGAGAG TCCCTTGTCACGTCAAGACCTTGTGAGTTGGAAGATGGCTTTGGATAAAAGGCAATTACCTGAAGTTGACAAAAAT TCTTTGTACAAGACATCTGGCTACATAGACATTGATAAAATTGATGCAGCTGCATGGCCTGCTTTGGTGGCTGACTTGGGTGCTGGAGACCAGAGCATCACGGCTCTTGCATTCG GTTTTACAAGACTTTTCCAGCCAGACAAACCTGTGACAAAAGGACAGGCTGCCCTAGCACTTTCAACTGGTGACTATGCTGAAGTGGTTATGGAGGAGCTTGCCCGTATCGAAGCAGATAAAATAGCTGAAGCAGCTGTGAACGCTCATGGAGCATTGGTCGCTGAGGTGGAGAAACAAatcaatgcaagttttgaaagggAGCTTAcaagggaaaaggaaaaaatagagACCCTTGAAAAGCTGGCTGAAGAAGCTAGGGCTGAACTGGACAAGTTGAGagcagaaagagaggaggaaaagAATGCTCTGCTTAGGGGCAGAGCTACTGTTGAATCCGAAATACAAGTTCTTTCAAAGTTGAGGTGTGAAGTAGAGGAGCAGCTGCAGAATGTGCTgagcaagaaggtcgagatcaactTTGAGAAGAACAGGATTGAGAAACTTCAAAAGGAAATCGAGAATGAAAACCAGGCTGCTGTGCAACTTCAGTATGAGCTTGAAGTTGAAAGGAAGGCTTTGTCTATGGCCAG GGCTTGGGCAGAGGATGAAGCAAAGAAGGCCAGGgagcatgctcgtgcccttgaggAGGCCCGGAACCAGTGGGAGCGACAAGGGATCAAAGTTGTCGTTGACGCAGGGCTTGAGGAGGATGCATCGGCCGGAGTGACATGGGCTAATGCTGGCAAAGAACACCCAGTTGACGAGGCAATCAACCGGGCGGAGTCCCTGCTGGAGAAGCTCAAGTCGTTTGCTGGTGAGATGAAAGTCCGATCCAGCCATGCCCTGGAGAGAGTAATGCAGTATGTGAGGTCCTTGATCTCAAGCCTGAAGGAGGGAGCGGCGCAAGGGTGCACAGATCTTGGGGCTGCTGCAGCCTCAAAGGCAAAGAAGCTGTCATCAGAAGCGAAGGCGTTGGGTTCAAGCGTCGGGGACAAGTCGAAGAAGGTAGTGGAGGACTGCAAAGACGGCCTGGAGAAGTTTGTGCACAGATTCAAGACAGACTAG
- the LOC123395290 gene encoding glutathione S-transferase T1 — MALLKVYADRLSQPSRAVIILCKANRIDFEEVKVDLAKGQHRRQEFNKINPMGQVPAIIDGRFKLFESHAILRYLATVFPGVPDHWYPADLFTRAKLESVLDWHHSNLRRGAASYVLHTALGPALGLTPNPETAKEGEKLLSKSLGTIETVWLKGDAKFLNGNPQPSIADLSLVCEIMQLEVVGDERRDTILGPHEKVRAWMENVKKATNPHFDEVHQLIFKLKARLSSAAHAHLKPPSKL; from the exons ATGGCGCTGCTCAAGGTTTACGCGGACCGTCTTTCGCAGCCGTCGCGCGCGGTGATCATCTTGTGCAAGGCCAACCGGATCGATTTCGAGGAGGTCAAAGTGGATCTGGCAAAGGGACAACACCGACGCCAAGAATTCAACA AGATCAACCCGATGGGACAGGTCCCAGCAATCATCGATGGAAGATTCAAACTATTCGAAAG CCATGCCATCCTGAGGTATCTCGCCACCGTCTTCCCCGGAGTCCCGGACCACTG GTATCCAGCCGACTTATTTACCAGAGCTAAGCTCGAGTCCGTCTTGGATTGGCATCACTCTAATCTGCGCCGTGGTGCAG CATCCTATGTACTGCACACCGCGTTGGGTCCTGCTCTCGGTCTCACACCCAATCCTGAGACCGCAAAAGAGGGCGAGAAGTTGCTGTCAAAATCACTGGGAACGATCGAAACGGTGTGGCTCAAGGGCGATGCAAAATTCTTGAATGGCAACCCCCAGCCATCGATCGCAGACCTCAGCCTCGTGTGCGAGATAATGCAGCTGGAG GTTGTCGGTGATGAGAGACGTGACACAATTCTAGGACCTCATGAGAAGGTCCGTGCTTGGATGGAGAATGTGAAGAAGGCCACCAACCCTCATTTCGATGAAGTCCATCAGCTCATCTTCAAATTGAAGGCACGCCTGTCGTCTGCTGCTCATGCTCACTTGAAACCACCATCCAAGCTCTGA